The Cytobacillus oceanisediminis genomic interval TCCCCACACGGTTTTTATCCATTTGTGGTTCTGTTTGCCTTCTTCCAGTTTTTTTCGCAGCGTGCGAATATGTACCATGACTGTATTGCCGCTTTCAAAGTAGGCTTCACCCCACACCTGCTGAAAAATATTTTCCACACTATACACTTTTTTTGGATGACTCGCAAGCAAATACAAAATATCAAACTCTTTCGGCGTAAGCTCAATGCTTTCACCATATAGGGTCACTGTGCGCTGATCAGGAGTAATCACTAACCCGCCATATTCCAGCCAGGTTTTATGATCTGCTTTCGGCTGATTCAGCTGTATAAAACGCCGGAGCTGAGCATTTACACGGGCAACCAATTCGATTGGGGTGAATGGTTTCGTCATATAATCATCTGCTCCAATGACCAGTCCCTGTACTTTATCAAAATCAGAGGTTTTAGCACTCAAAAAGATGATGGGCATGTTATGCTGCTCGCGAATGCGGCGGGTTACTTCATATCCATCCATTTTCGGCATCATAATATCCAAAATCAGCAAATCAATCTGTTGAGTCCCGACAACACGAACAGCCTCTTGTCCATCCGAAACTTTAATAACATGATACCCTTCTTTTTCTAAATGAATGGCAATCAGATCAGCAATGTCCTCCTCATCATCCGCAATTAATATCGAAATATCTCTCATCTTCCCACTCCTACTAAATAAAAATGATCATACAGCTGTAAATCAAGTCTTATCCATTTTCTATTATTTCCGTTTCTTTTTCAAAAATATGGTCACATTGTGCAAATAAACATACAGCCATAATAAAAATGTTAAAGTGCATACAATTTTTGATAGGACTAATAATAACTAGTAACACATGTTAGGAGTACATTTGTTTATGAACAAGGAAAAAAATAATCTAAATCCTGCAGAAAATCAAACACCTGCCGAGATAGTAAAAAGAGCCAAAAAATCATCTGATTTTAAAGAGATTAAAAAAAATGTTTCCGGAGTCCGGATAGTCATTTTATACTTCACTTCACTAATCGATCACAAGACGATGGAACATGTATTTCTTCCATATATTAATGAATGCGAAAAAAAGACTGACCAGGCTTTTGATTTTAATCAATTTAAAAACAGCCTTCCGCTTGAAGATGTTATTAGAACAAAGGAAGCAAAAGAAATCGAAGAAAAAATTCATCAAGGATATGTCCTAATTAAATTTGAGAATACCTCTGAAGATTGTCTTTTAGTGAATGTAAGCAATTTATCTAAAGGGATAAGAGAATCTAACGAAACTGAGAATGAATTTAATGTTATCGGCCCAAAATTAGGGTTTGTTGAGAGTCTTGATACCAATATTCTTTTACTTCGAACTAAGGTAAAGTCTCCTTTATTAACTACTGAAGAGATCGTGCTGGGCACGCTGTCAAAAACAAGAATAATGATTGTTTATTTAGATGGCATTACAAATGAACAACATATAGAAAACGTAAAAAAAAGGCTCTCTGAAATAGATTTTGATATCATTTTTGATACTTCTGCTTTAGTCCAGCTAATTAAGGAAAATTCTTATACTCCTTTTCCACTTTACTTTTCTTCAGAGAGGCTGGATAGAATTTCTTATTCACTCACTTCCGGCCAAGTCGTTATCTTTAGTGATGGTTCACCATACGCAGTATCCGGACCTACTACCATATTCGATTTTTTTCTCTCATCCGAAGATTATTATTATAACTGGATTATTGGGTCTTTCTTCCGTTTTACACGAATACTTGCGATCATCTTTTCAATCTTTTCTTCCGCCATTTATGTTGCGGTTATGACGTTTCATTATGAGGTGGTGCCTGCGGATTTACTGGGTCCGCTAATAGAGTCCAGAGCAAACGTTCCATTTCCGCCGCTGCTGGAGGTTCTTTTTTTAGAATTGACCATTGAATTATTAAGAGAGGCAGGAGCCCGATTGCCTACTAAAGTAGGACAGACATTGGGCATTGTTGGCGGTATTGTCATTGGACAGGCAGCTGTAATGGCAGCACTGACAAGTAATATTTTATTAATCATTGTCGCTTTAGCAGCCTTAGCTTCATTCACAACACCAGCTATCGTTATGTCCAACACCATTCGAATTTTAAGATTTCCCTTTATCATCATGTCATCATTCCTAGGCGGGCTAGGTATCATGATAGGTTTTGCCGTGCTGCTATGTCATTTGTTTAAATTAAAATCATTTGATACTCCTTACATGGTTCCTTTGCACCCGTTTCGCAGCAATAGTCTTGCGGATAGTATCATAAGGTCCCCTTATAATAAATTAAACAAAAGGCCAGATTTTTTGAGACCTAAAGATAAAATTAAATATTCACCAAAAGAGAGTAACAAAAAGAAGGAAGATATTAATGACGAATAACACATTAGTTAAAATGGGTATTGTTGTTCTAACTCTAATTCTGGCTGGATGTGTACCTCACAATATTATTAATGAAGTCTCTCTGATGCATAATGTAGGATATGACAAAGAAGATGAGATGCTAAAGGCAAGTGTTGTTTATCCAAATTATGCCGAGAGTGATAATCCTGCTTTAATCACAGCTGCAGCTAAAAATCCATCCAGTCTGCAGGAAGAACTTAGCCATAAGTCTCAATTTCCATTTGAAATAGGTCAAGTAAGGGTAATGATATTTGGGGATCAACTAAGCAGAGATGGTTTAGCTTCCATATTAGACCCCATCTGTAAGGATCCAAAAATTGGCATAGTAAGAATTGTCATTACAGATGGAACTCCAGATTTAATACTAAGTAAAACACTTAATGAGAGTCCGCTATTCTTAATGAATTTGATTGATAAAAGTATTGAAAATGAAGGAATTCCTGAATCTAACTCCCATGTAATGTATGACCAGTTTTTTGGAAGTGGAATTGATATGTCCTTTCCAAATCTTACAGTTGATTCTAAAGGGAAAATTAAAGTCGATGGTATGGGGATTTTTAAAGGTGAAAAATTAGCTTTTAGGATTTCCGAAAAAGAAACCTTCTTATTAAAATTAATGACGGATAAAAACAAAAGGGGAGTATATAGTTTTGACCTCAACATGCATGGACACAAAGCTAATATTGGGGTCAGAACGAACTATGGAAAACACAAGGTGAAATTCATCAAGGAGAACCTCAGGGAACAAGTTAGAGTAAGCCTAAATTTAGATGTAGAACTTGATGCTTTGCCTGAATGGATCAATTTAGAAGATGAAAAGGATCTTAAATTATTTAAAACCGCCTTACAGAAATCAATTTCAAACGATGCTGAATTACTTCTCAAGGATTTTCAAACAAATGGTGTAGATCCTTTAGGTTTAGGAAGAGTGTATAAAGCAAATCACAGAAATTATTCTGAAAAGAGTTTTTACGATCGGATATATCCTAATATGACATATGAGGTAAATACCAAAATTGTTGTAAGGCAAACTGGGGTGGGAAATTAGTGAACGTAAAAGTAGAAAAACAATTTCAAGTTTCGGCTTTTTTCACATTTTTTCTCATTCACTCTTCACAAACCGGAGTTGGTATCCTAAATTTTCAAAGCCAGGTTATTAAACATGCTGAGCAGGACGCCTGGATTTCTTTAATTATAACCTGGGCTGCAACCCATATCATACTCTATATTATTTTTAAGCTATTAGGCGGGGGAACTAATGATTTAGTAGCTGTTCATCAGTATTGCTTTGGAAAAGCGATTGGCAGCATAATGTCTGTCATGGCATTGGTTTATTTCTGGCTGGCTTCTTTGACAGTCCTCCGTGCATATATTGAGGTCATCCAAATATGGGTGTATCCTTCAATAAAAACTTGGCAGCTATGTTTCGTTTTCGGACTCACATTTTATTATATTATCTCAAGCGGCTTTCGCAGTTTAACCGGCTTTAGTTTCTGGGGAGTTATATTGCCTGCTTTTTTGTTCTTTTTAATCTACTTCCCATTGATGCATGCGAATTATATTTACCTGCTCCCCGCCTTTAGTCATTCCCTAAGTGAGCTATTTTTATCTTCTAAAGGGTATGCCCTGCTTTTTCTTGGTTTCGAGTGGATCCTAATGTATTATCCCTTCCTTAGGAGTTCAAATAACAGAGATATTTCAAAATGGGCGTATCTTGGCAATATATATACTCTCATTGTGTACCTAATTATAACGTTAATATCATTCTTATACTTTAATCAAGAGGTATTACAGCATTTACCTTGGCCCACTCTTATGATGGTTAAGATCGTTAAATTCTCTTTC includes:
- the vanR gene encoding vancomycin resistance response regulator transcription factor, VanR-F/VanR-M family — its product is MRDISILIADDEEDIADLIAIHLEKEGYHVIKVSDGQEAVRVVGTQQIDLLILDIMMPKMDGYEVTRRIREQHNMPIIFLSAKTSDFDKVQGLVIGADDYMTKPFTPIELVARVNAQLRRFIQLNQPKADHKTWLEYGGLVITPDQRTVTLYGESIELTPKEFDILYLLASHPKKVYSVENIFQQVWGEAYFESGNTVMVHIRTLRKKLEEGKQNHKWIKTVWGVGYSFNG
- a CDS encoding GerAB/ArcD/ProY family transporter; its protein translation is MNVKVEKQFQVSAFFTFFLIHSSQTGVGILNFQSQVIKHAEQDAWISLIITWAATHIILYIIFKLLGGGTNDLVAVHQYCFGKAIGSIMSVMALVYFWLASLTVLRAYIEVIQIWVYPSIKTWQLCFVFGLTFYYIISSGFRSLTGFSFWGVILPAFLFFLIYFPLMHANYIYLLPAFSHSLSELFLSSKGYALLFLGFEWILMYYPFLRSSNNRDISKWAYLGNIYTLIVYLIITLISFLYFNQEVLQHLPWPTLMMVKIVKFSFLERFEYVFIFIWLLVIISPICISLWACTRIVKRTFSIPPKATLLFLLIAEMIVSIYLQEFKSIDYLVNFTSNVGIGFVYVYLPLLLIIKWIKNHFMKNRLNKI
- a CDS encoding Ger(x)C family spore germination protein codes for the protein MTNNTLVKMGIVVLTLILAGCVPHNIINEVSLMHNVGYDKEDEMLKASVVYPNYAESDNPALITAAAKNPSSLQEELSHKSQFPFEIGQVRVMIFGDQLSRDGLASILDPICKDPKIGIVRIVITDGTPDLILSKTLNESPLFLMNLIDKSIENEGIPESNSHVMYDQFFGSGIDMSFPNLTVDSKGKIKVDGMGIFKGEKLAFRISEKETFLLKLMTDKNKRGVYSFDLNMHGHKANIGVRTNYGKHKVKFIKENLREQVRVSLNLDVELDALPEWINLEDEKDLKLFKTALQKSISNDAELLLKDFQTNGVDPLGLGRVYKANHRNYSEKSFYDRIYPNMTYEVNTKIVVRQTGVGN
- a CDS encoding spore germination protein, which gives rise to MNKEKNNLNPAENQTPAEIVKRAKKSSDFKEIKKNVSGVRIVILYFTSLIDHKTMEHVFLPYINECEKKTDQAFDFNQFKNSLPLEDVIRTKEAKEIEEKIHQGYVLIKFENTSEDCLLVNVSNLSKGIRESNETENEFNVIGPKLGFVESLDTNILLLRTKVKSPLLTTEEIVLGTLSKTRIMIVYLDGITNEQHIENVKKRLSEIDFDIIFDTSALVQLIKENSYTPFPLYFSSERLDRISYSLTSGQVVIFSDGSPYAVSGPTTIFDFFLSSEDYYYNWIIGSFFRFTRILAIIFSIFSSAIYVAVMTFHYEVVPADLLGPLIESRANVPFPPLLEVLFLELTIELLREAGARLPTKVGQTLGIVGGIVIGQAAVMAALTSNILLIIVALAALASFTTPAIVMSNTIRILRFPFIIMSSFLGGLGIMIGFAVLLCHLFKLKSFDTPYMVPLHPFRSNSLADSIIRSPYNKLNKRPDFLRPKDKIKYSPKESNKKKEDINDE